A region of Gemmatimonadales bacterium DNA encodes the following proteins:
- a CDS encoding phosphoadenylyl-sulfate reductase — translation MSDAPDLLDDVEAGELAVEYDDQPPEAVLAWALERYGSRVALCTSFQAEGMVLLDMAWRIDPAVRVFTIDTGRQYQETYDLVDAVRERYAIPIEIYVPDAGELEAMTSRHGVNLFYRAVPLRLHCCQVRKVRPLQRVLDGLDGWITGLRRETWASRSNIRKIEVDHDHGGIAKLSPLADWTHDEVWEYIRARDVPYHRLYDQGYTSIGCAPCTRATAPGEDPRAGRWWWETNAPKECGMHCTIETGTFEHELEVLVPHAD, via the coding sequence ATGTCTGACGCTCCCGATCTGCTCGACGACGTCGAAGCAGGCGAGCTGGCCGTCGAGTACGACGATCAGCCGCCGGAGGCGGTCCTCGCCTGGGCGCTCGAGCGCTACGGCTCGCGGGTGGCGCTCTGCACCAGCTTCCAGGCCGAAGGGATGGTGCTGCTCGACATGGCGTGGCGGATCGACCCCGCGGTCCGGGTGTTCACCATCGACACGGGGCGCCAGTACCAGGAGACCTACGATCTGGTCGACGCCGTGCGCGAGCGGTACGCGATTCCCATCGAGATCTACGTGCCCGATGCCGGTGAGCTGGAGGCCATGACCAGCCGCCACGGCGTCAATCTCTTCTATCGGGCGGTGCCGCTCCGGCTGCACTGCTGCCAAGTGCGCAAGGTGCGCCCGCTGCAACGCGTTCTCGATGGGCTCGACGGATGGATTACGGGACTTCGCCGGGAGACGTGGGCCAGCCGATCGAACATCCGCAAGATCGAAGTCGATCACGACCACGGCGGGATCGCCAAGCTGAGCCCTCTCGCCGACTGGACGCACGACGAGGTGTGGGAATACATCCGTGCCCGCGACGTGCCGTACCACCGGCTCTACGACCAGGGATACACCAGCATCGGCTGCGCGCCGTGCACCCGCGCCACCGCGCCGGGGGAAGACCCCCGGGCCGGGCGCTGGTGGTGGGAAACCAACGCGCCCAAGGAGTGCGGCATGCATTGCACCATCGAGACCGGCACGTTCGAACACGAGCTCGAGGTGCTCGTTCCCCATGCGGATTGA